A window from Vigna angularis cultivar LongXiaoDou No.4 chromosome 7, ASM1680809v1, whole genome shotgun sequence encodes these proteins:
- the LOC108336191 gene encoding phosphoribosylaminoimidazole-succinocarboxamide synthase, chloroplastic, which yields MGDFTVALNPPKTFGPEILPPISRTSAAARGRVTKISFKPHGFRAIRASVMPSEGQQHSSLGDSLVNSPHRNDVVDVIRRSAISNCLSETNLHNTVPGLLSKTRGKVRDIYDAGDYLVLVTTDRQSAFDRILASIPFKGQVLNETSLWWFERTKQIVPNAVVSAPDKNVTIAKKCSVFPVEFVARGFVTGSTDTSLWTVYNKGARNYCGNVLPDGMVKNQKLSENILTPTTKAADHDVPVTPEEIIEKGLMTQSDYEEVSEKALSLFEYGQQVASEHGLILVDTKYEFGKANDGSIMLIDEVHTPDSSRYWIASSYLERFQNGLEPENIDKEFLRLWFKSHCNPYEDEVLPDAPEDLVCELSWRYIFLYETITNSKFEMPLTEEPIHDRISRNVASALSSLK from the exons ATGGGCGATTTTACGGTTGCGTTAAACCCTCCCAAAACCTTCGGCCCCGAGATTCTACCACCCATCAGTCGCACTTCCGCGGCGGCGCGTGGGCGCGTAACCAAAATCTCTTTCAAACCGCACGGATTTCGAGCAATCCGCGCCTCGGTGATGCCGAGTGAAGGCCAGCAACACTCGTCTCTGGGAGACTCTCTCGTGAACAGTCCGCACAGAAACGACGTCGTTGATGTTATCAGAAGGAGCGCAATCTCTAACTGCCTCTCCGAAACTAATCTTCACAACACCGTTCCTGGTCTCCTGTCCAAAACCCGCGGCAAA GTTCGAGATATTTACGACGCCGGGGATTACCTCGTTTTGGTGACCACTGATCGGCAGAGTGCGTTTGATAGGATTCTTGCTTCCATTCCTTTCAAAGGCCAG GTTTTGAATGAGACAAGTTTGTGGTGGTTTGAAAGAACTAAGCAGATAGTTCCTAATGCAGTAGTATCGGCTCCGGATAAAAATGTTACAATAGCTAAGAAATGCTCAGTTTTCCCTGTTGAGTTTGTTG CAAGAGGATTTGTAACTGGAAGTACTGATACATCTCTATGGACAGTCTACAATAAGGGTGCTCGGAACTATTGTGGAAATGTCCTCCCAGATG GAATGGTAAAAAATCAGAAGTTGTCTGAAAATATACTCACTCCAACAACCAAAGCTGCAGATCATGATGTTCCTGTCACTCCAGAGGAG ATTATAGAAAAGGGACTGATGACTCAATCTGATTATGAAGAAGTGAGTGAAAAAGCATTATCCTTGTTTGAATATGGACAG CAAGTGGCTTCAGAGCATGGCCTCATATTGGTAGATACTAAGTATGAGTTTGGGAAGGCAAATGATGGTTCAATTATGTTGATCGATGAG GTCCATACTCCTGATTCAAGTAGATATTGGATTGCCAGTTCTTACCTGGAGCGCTTTCAAAATGGTCTTGAGCCTGAAAATATTGACAAG GAGTTCTTGAGGCTGTGGTTTAAAAGTCACTGCAACCCGTATGAAGATGAG GTCCTTCCCGATGCTCCCGAAGATCTTGTTTGTGAGTTATCCTGGCG ATACATTTTCTTGTACGAGACTATAacaaactcaaagtttgagatGCCATTGACCGAG GAGCCTATACATGACCGAATTTCTCGAAATGTTGCATCTGCACTGTCATCTTTAAAGTAG